A stretch of DNA from Yoonia sp. BS5-3:
GACGAAGCTGACACCACTGGCGATGATGAGAGTGATGGCGAAGACGCTGAAGGCAGCCCCGAGCAAAGCCAGGAAGAGCAACAGGATGCCAGCCAAGCCCAGATCAGCATGGATGATCAGGCTGATGCAGAAATGGGCGAAGAAACAGAAATGCCCGAAGGTGAGGCACCACTGGATCCGCCCATGCCGCAGCCTGTCTCGGACGCGGACCCTGATTATAGTGTATCGACCACAGATTTTGACGAAGAAATCGCGGCAGAAGATCTTGCCGAACCGGTCGAGCTGGAACGGCTGCGCGCCTATCTTGACCAGCAACTTGAGCCATTGAAAGGTGCCGTGTCCCGTCTGGCCAATAAGTTGCAGCGCCGGTTGCAGGCCCAGCAGAACAGATCATGGGAATTCGACCGCGAAGAAGGCATTCTGGACGCCGGTAGGCTGGCGCGGATCGTGGCCTCGCCCACGACGCCGCTGTCCTTCAAGGTCGAAAAGGATATGGAATTCCGCGATACGGTTGTGACGCTGCTGCTGGATAACTCGGGCTCTATGCGCGGGCGTCCGATTTCGATTGCCGCCATTTGCGCCGACGTTATGGCGCGTACGCTCGAGCGTTGCGATGTGAAGGTCGAGATTTTGGGTTTCACCACAAAGGCTTGGAAAGGCGGGCAATCGCGCGAGAAATGGCTGGCTGATGGGCGCGGCGCCACCCCTGGCCGGCTGAATGACCTGCGCCATATCATCTATAAGTCGGCTGATGCCCCCTGGCGGCGGACACGTCCCAATTTGGGGCTGATGATGAAAGAAGGACTGCTGAAGGAAAACATCGACGGCGAGGCGCTGGAATGGGCGCATCGGCGTCTGGCGCTGCGCGGCGAGCAGCGCAAGATCCTTATGGTGATTTCGGATGGAGCGCCGGTCGACGATTCAACTTTGTCCGTTAACCCAGCGAATTATCTGGAAAAACACCTGCGTGATGTGATCGAGATGGTCGAAAAACGCAAGGCGGTCGAGCTTGTCGCAATCGGGATCGGTCATGATGTCACCCGTTACTATGAACGTGCGGTGACCATCACGGATGTCGAACAATTGGCTGGTGCGATGACCGAACAATTGGCTAGCTTGTTTGACAGCGACCCACGCAAGCGGGCGCGGGTCATGGGCATGCGAAAAGCGAGCTGAGCGATATCAAATTTCTAGAAATTTGATACGGCACAAATGATTAAGGTTTCACTATATGTTTCAAACATTTGAAAGCCAGTCCTCACCTGATCAAGGACCGCCAAGACTGGTCCGATTGCGCGATCGGATGGCCCAAAACAAAGTTGATTGTTTCCTGGTTCCCCGCGCTGATGCACATCAAGGCGAATATGTCGCTGACAGGGATGCGCGCCTTGAATGGTTGACCGGATTTAGCGGTTCAGCGGGGTTTTGCGCTGTTCTAAATCACATCGCTGGCATCTTTGTAGACGGGCGTTACCGCGTACAAGTCCGCGCCGAAGTTGCGGATGTATTTACACCCATTCCCTGGCCGGAAGAGCAGCTTGCCGATTGGCTCAAAGCAAATCTTCCCGCTGGGCGCACCATCGCCTTTGATCCGTGGCTGCACACTGTACGCGAAGTGAACCAACTGCAAACCGCGCTGACCGACTATACACTTACCCCGATAGAAAATCTCGTGGATGCCATCTGGGATGATCAACCTGCCCCGCCAAGCGCCCCATTCTTTGCGCAACCCTTGGCACAGGCGGGCGAGCCGCATGCCGAAAAGCGCAACCGGCTGGCAACCGACCTTGACGCGCAATCCGCAATTATCACCCTGCCCGACAGTATCGCCTGGCTTTTGAACATCCGGGGCAATGACATTCCACGCAACCCCGTTCCGCAGGCCTTTGCGATCCTGGACCAATCAGGCAAGGTCGCCCTTTTTGCAGGCGACGGCAAAGCACGCGATGTTTTAGACCACCTTGGGGCCGAAGTCGAAATTCGCCCAGTGGCCGCATTTCTTGATGCCGTTGCCGCCCTGCCCGGTCCTGTCAGGATTGATCCACAATCCTGCCCGCAGATCATCCAGACCACCTTGCAGGATGCCGATGTCGCCGTACTCGAAAAACGCGACCCGTGCATTCTGCCAAAGGCGCGCAAGAACCAGACCGAGATTGATGGCGCGCGCGCCGCGCATGAACGCGACGGGATTGCGATGGTGCAATTTCTGGCCTGGCTTGACGTCGAAGCCCCCAAAGGCACCTTGTCCGAAATCGATGTTGTCCGCGCCCTGGAAGGCTTCCGCGCGCAGACAAACGCTTTGCGCGATATCAGTTTTGACACGATCTGCGGCGCGGGCCCGCATGGGGCGATTGTGCATTACCGCGTTAATGAAAAAACCAACCGGACGATTGGCCTGAATGAGCTGCTTTTGGTGGATAGCGGTGGTCAGTATGTCGACGGCACGACCGATATCACCCGCACAGTTGTCATTGGAACGCCCGATGCCGAACAGCGCGCCTGCTACACGCGTGTCCTGCAGGGTATGATTGCAGTCAGCCGCGCACGTTTTCCCAAAGGGGTTGGCGGGCAGCATTTGGATGCGCTGGCCCGCGCCCCGCTCTGGATGGCGGGACTGGATTATGATCACGGCACGGGGCACGGCGTCGGCAGCTATCTGTGCGTGCATGAAGGCCCGCAAGGGATCTCGCGCCGCTCTACTGTAGCTCTCGAACCCGGCATGATCCTATCCAATGAGCCAGGCTATTACCGCGAGGGCGCGTTTGGCATTCGTATTGAAAACCTGATTGTTGTCCGCGACGCCGCCCCAATCGCGGGCGGAGACGATCGCGCGATGCTGGATTTTGAAACGCTTACCTATGTGCCCTTTGACCGACAACTGATCGATACCCAATTGCTCAGCACGCAAGAACGGGACTGGATCGATCGCTACCATGCTGATACATTGCAGCAGCTGGCGCCCCGACTGGATGATGCCCCACTTGCGTGGCTGCGTCGCGCCTGCGCGCCGCTTTGACATCAAAGCGTTACAGCGAACGCCTAGACGACCAAGACCCTAACTGGCGCTTTCAATCGCGCCCATGAAAGGACACGCCTATGGCTGATCATATCAAAATTCGGCCCGCTTCGGGCACTTGGGTTGTCCGGGCCGCAGGCGCCGTTTTAGGCGAAAGCAGTAATGCGCTGGAATTGATCGAAGGGGATTTTCCTCCGGTCACCTATTTTCCCCGCAGCGGCATCGCAATGACCTTTCTGGAACCGAGCGAGACAAGCTCGCATTGCCCGCATAAGGGCGAAGCCAGCTATTTCACAATCGTCGCCAAAAGCGGCCCGATTGCCGATGCCGCTTGGTCTTATGAGGCCCCCAAAACAGAGGTCGCGGCGATCAAGGATCATATCGCCTTTTATACTGCGAAGGTCACCGTAGAAGAGGTTTAGTTTAGTCTGGTCTTGGCGTCAGGGCTTTAGGAATGCTCTTCGGCTGCGGTGTCTGACAGCGCTTTATTCATCGCCCTTAACGCATCGACTTGGAATAATGCGCCCCAAAGCTCGGGCGGGCTATCTTCGCCGCCCAGCGTCACCACCGGGATGTACCGGTAGCCGCCCTGATCAAAAAGTGGCATGGCCTGCTCAAGCGTCGCATTGCCATCAATGTAGACGCCGTCGCGTACCAAATCCCAGCAGGCCTCTTCCTCGGCCCCATTGGCGGCACCTTGCGCGCGCATGACGCTGACGACTTTGAACGTCGCCAGCAGATAGGCTTGTGGCCCGGCTGCAAGATGCACATTGCGCCGCTCAAGCTGGGTCAAAAAGAATGATCGGTCCACCATCCGCGAGGACAGCGCCGAAGACAGCGACACAGCGACCATCACCGCAAGGCCGGTTTGCCAGTCGCCCGTCAGTTCGAACACAATCAAGGTTGTGGAAATCGGCGCGCCCAGCACCCCAGCGGCCACGGCCCCCATTCCGGCCAACGCATAAAGCGTTCCCTCACCCGACACGGTGGGAAAGATCGATGTCGCGATGATGCCAAAGGCCAATCCGGTCAGCGCGCCGACCATCAATGAAGGCGAGAAAACGCCGCCGCCCATCCGCCCCCCCATGGTGATCGCAACCGCGATGATCTTGAGGATCACAAAGATGATTGCTTCGTGCAGCAACAGCTCTCCGGTGAGTGCGGCCGATGTGGTTTCATACCCGACCCCAATGATATGCGGCCACCAAATCGCCAAACCGCCTAGCAAAGCGCCAGCAACGGCCGGGCGTAAGAAACGCGGCAAACCCGTAAGCTCTTGCAGCCGGTTGCCCACGTCATCAACAAAAAAGATCGCTTTCATCAAGACAACGGCGACCAGACCGCAGACCAGCCCCAGGATCAAAAACGCCGGCAATTCGACATAGAAGGCCAACGCGTTTTGCACAGGCAGCACAAATTCCGTCACGTCGCCAAAAACCAGCCTGTTGATGACGGTTCCCACCGCCGATGCGATCACAATTGGCGCAAAGGCATGGACGGCGAAATGCCGTAAGACAACTTCCAATGCGAATAGCGCCCCCGCAATCGGCGCATTGAAACTGGCCGATACTGCGGCAGCGACGGCGCAGCCCAGCAAATCACGCCCCGTGATCCCATTTGCCCTGATCCAACGGCAAACACCGGTGGATACGACCGCCGCTAAATGCACCACCGGTCCCTCGCGCCCGCTTGATCCGCCTGTCGATAAGGTAATCATCGACGCCGCCGCCGAGGCAAGGCCGCGCCGTATTTCCACGCGCCCCTCTGCCAAAGCCGCCCCTTCGATCACGTCAGCAACCGAACGGACCCGTCCGTCATCAGTAAACCGATCCAGAATGAGACCGACGATCAATCCGCCACATATCGGGATCAGCAGGATCTGATACCATGCCAGCCCTGCCACGAAGGAATGCAGAAATCGGACGTCCTGCGTGCCATAGACGGTTGCCTGAATAAACTCGATCCCGAGACGAAAAAGGACAGCAACCACGCCCGCACTGATACCAATGGCCAACGCGATAAACCAAAACTGGATTTGGCTGGGCCCACGGGTTTTCATGACATGGGCAGCGCGCCAACATGCATCAGACAGTTCTGTAATGCCCTTTTGCATCACTGATTTGTCTGGATTACCCATAGCGCCTGCTTTCCAATCGGCTTGCCTCATCAGAAAGCTGGCCGATCATACTCTTCACAACCGTTCTAGAGCGAATTTGGTTTGCTCTGCAACATCAGGACCCGGTTGAGATTTTCAATTTTTCTGGACATGTTGCACAGGGCGCATTTTCCGCCGCCCCGTCTTTGCTTCGCCCACGCGTCCGAAGATGAGAGCCGGGCAAATACCAGCTGTCTGTTGCGCCATCAGATCACGGGAACGTGAGGTCATCACACCCGATTTTCGGCAGACCGATTAACCATTTAAGGTTGCATTTTAGACATTGGGTATAAGGGAATCACTGCGAATCTCATCGCACAACTTCGCGGTAGCGTCGGTGAAATTACGACCGGTCAACCGCACCCAAAGTCAATAAAAAAAGCCATATCATTACGCTTCTTTCCAAAAAATGAGACCGAAACTCACCGAAACCGGGAGCCACCTCATGCAACCTCCAATCGTAGGTCAGCACTACTGACATACTTTGGTACAGGTTGATTGACTTATAGACGAGCCGGTATATTTGTTTTGCAGGTCAGTATGACCTGGTGTCGTTAACAAGTGTCTTTGCTTGTTCCATAGTTGGACCCTCAAGCAAAGTGTTACGGGGAAAAGACGTTTGCGGCTTTTTCTAAGTGTGATTGCTGGACGTGTCGGAGGTGAGTGGCCGATCGTACAGAATTAAAGAGTGGGTTGGGTAACCCGTATGTTAAAAGGGGTGGTGGGGAATTTGCGTCAGCAAGGTGCCTGCCGCCCCTATTTCATTCTCAGCTTCTGATCAGTTCCAACGCTGCCGCTTTTGCCGCATCGGTCACCACGTCGCCTGACAACATCCGTGCGATTTCATCCACCCGTGCATCATCGTCCAAAGGCACGACTGTCGAGGTCGTTTCCGCTGTCGTCTGACGTTTCTCAACCCGCCAATGATGCTGCCCTAGGGCTGCGACCTGCGGTGAGTGGGTCACCACCAGCACCTGGCCATCGCTTGCCAATGCCACCAAACGGCGCCCAACCGCGTCGGCCGTTGCGCCGCCAACGCCCCTGTCAATCTCATCAAAGATCATGGTCAACCCGCCCTTGGTTCCGGTCAGGCAAACCTTAAGCGCAAGTAAAAAGCGGCTCAGCTCCCCACCCGAAGCGATTTTGTTCAGTGGCCCGGCGGGCGCACCAGGGTTGGTGGCAACCTGAAATGCAACCTCATCTACCCCTTCTGGGCCGGGCGTAGATGCTGCGATATCAGTTGCGAACACGGCACGTTCCATCTTGAGCGGGGCAAGCTCTGCGGCCATGGCCGCATCAAGCGCTTTGGCCGCCTTCGCCCGCCCTTTTGACAGGCGCGCGGCCTTATGGTCGTAAGCTTCTTCGGCGGCCACCAAAGCCGCTTTCAGTTTCTGAAGCCCATCTGTGCTGTCATCCAACACGGAAAGCCGGGTGCGCAGGTCATCGGCAAAGGCGCTAAGCTCATCGGCCAGCACATTATGCTTGCGCGCCAATCCGCGAATGGCAAAAAGCCGTTCCTCGACATCTTCCAGCTCGGCCGGGTTAAACGACAACGCATCAAGACAGGCTTCAATGCCCTGCTGAGCCTCATCCAGCGGTGTCATCACCCGCTCAATCGCGTTAAGCGGCGCATCAAGCTGCCCCTCGGCCTGGGCCGCGGCCCCTTGCAGCCAGCGCGAAGCATCACTGATCAGCCCCTCTGCGCCCTGCAACCCCAGCGCCTCACCCGCCTTGGCGATATCGGTGCGGATCTTTTCGGCAGCCTGCATCATGCGGCGTTTGGTGTCCAAAGCCGCCTCTTCGCCCGGTTCAGGTGCAAGCGCGTCCAGCTCGGCCACCGCATGGCGCAAATATTCCTCTTCGGTACGGATTTCGGCGATACGGGTCTCGGCCGCATCAAGGGCCTGGCGGGCAGCGCCCAAAGCCTGCCAAGCCTTGGCCAACTGGGCAACATCGCCCTCTAAGCCGCCATAGGCATCCAGCATCTGACGGTGACCACGCGCATTCAACAGCCCGCGATCATCATGTTGGCCATGCAGCTCAATCAAGCGGTCAGACAAGGCGCGCAGCACCTCGCCGCTGACGCGCCGATCATTGACCCATGCGGTTTTGCGGCCATCGCGGGTATTGACGCGGCGCAAGATCAGCTCATCCTCGGCGGGGATCCCTGCCTCTTCCAAGACAGCCATGACAGGATGGCCAATGGGAATATCAAAACAGGCGGTCACCTCGCCCTGCGCGGCACCTTGGCGAACCAGTTCGGCCCGGCCGCGCCAGCCAAGGACAAAGCCCAACGAATCGAGCAGGATCGATTTCCCGGCACCCGTCTCACCGGTCAACACGTTCAAACCCGGCTGAAACGCCAGTTCCAGCTGGTCGATAATCAACATATCCCGGATATTCAGACTACGGAGCATGTCAGGGCCTGGCTGTCATCCGACGCGCATCATGGTCAGAGCCATTCACCGCGCAGCACCTGACGGTAAATTGACGCAAGCCAATTGTCGCCAGTGGCATTCGGGTTCAGCCCTTCACCGGTCAGCAGGACAAAGCTGGCCTCATACCATTCGGTTGATCGGTAATTATGCCCCAGAATAGCGCCCGCTGTCTGCGCCTCTTCGACCAGGCCCAGTGACAGGTAGGATTCGACCAAACGATGCAAAGCTTCAGGCGTATGGGTTGTGGTCTGGAAATCCTCGACCACAGTACGGAACCGGTTGACCGCAGCCGCATATTGTCCACGTTTAAGATAGTAGCGGCCGATTTCCATTTCCTTGGCGGCCAGGTGATCAAATGCCAGATCAAACTTTAGCACCGATGTACGTGCATATTCGCTATCAGGATAGGTTTCGATCACTCGGCGCAGGGCCTGCAATGCCTGAAAGGTCAGCCCTTGATCACGGCCCACTTCATCAATCTGGTCGTAATAGGACAGTGCAAGAAGATAGGCTGCATAAGCAGCATCTTGTTCGGCTGGATAGAAATCCAGATACCGCTGCGCGGCGGCGCGGCTATTTGGGTAATCCTCGTCCAGGTGATACGCATAAGCCTGCATAATCAAGGCGCGCTGCGCATATTCTGAATAGGGATAAAGGCGCTCAATCTCACCAAAGGTGAAAGCGGCATCATCTGCATTGCCCTGACTGACTTGCCGCTCACCCCGTTCAAAGATTTGTTGGGCCGTCAGCGCATCCAGCGGTTCGCCTGCCCGGTCGCCGCCACCACAAGCGGCCAAAAGCGCCAATGCCAAGAGCGCGCCAAATCTTCGGCGTTTGTGATCACTGCTGCCTGACACGGTTGTCGTCCTTATTGCTCGCTGTACCCAAGAGTGGGCCCACACTGAATTGAGACGGGTCTAGCATAGAAAAATGGGGGGCAAAATGCCTTTTGATCACCCTGTGATCAACTGTTTGCAGAAGGCTTACGCAACAGCGGCAAGATCAGCCGCGCTGACGCCGACACCGGGCAAGCGGGCTGCGATTTTCGCATCGCAATTCACCCAGCGCCAAGCAGAATCATCAGCAAAAAGCGCCTGCAACAATTTGTTGGTCATCGCATGCCCGGCGCGTGTGCCCTGATAGCGGCCCAAGATCGGCGCGCCAGCCGTATAAAGATCACCCAAAGCATCCAGCATCTTATGGCGCACGGCCTCATCTGGGTGCCGTAAGCCGCCCGGGGTCAGGACCTTATCCCCATCAACCACAACCGCATTTTCAACACTGCCGCCAAGCGCCAAGCCATTGGCACGCATCGCATCGACATCGGCAGAGCGACAGAATGTCCGGCTATCGCACAGCTCGCGCACAAAGGACCCATTGGCCATATTCAGCGTCTTATGCTGCTTGCCGATCGCGGCATCTTCGAAATCAATGGCAAAATCGATTTGTAAAGTGGTCGCCGGGGACAGCTGCGCAAAGGCCGGGCCGTCGCTGACGGATACGTCCTTCAAAATTTCAATCGCCCGAAGCGGTGCAGACAGCCGGGTCAAACCGGTCTTCACAATCCCGCGGACAAAGACAGCCGCACTGCCATCAAGGATCGGGACTTCTGGCCCGTCCAGCTCAATCAATGCGTTATGCACGCCGCAGCCAGCCAAAGCCGCCATCAGATGTTCAATGGTCGACACCGTCACACCATCCGCATTGGTCAACCGTGTATTCAAAGGGGAAACGATCACCTGATCCCAGCGGGCAGGAAGTTCTGGCTGACCAGTCACATCCATGCGCCGAAACACAATTCCCGTCCCCGCAGCTGCCGGGTTCAAAACAACACGGACAGGCATACCAGAATGCAATCCAGTGCCTTCAAAGATAACCTGTGATTTAAGTGTTGTTTGCAAGAGCGTCAGGACCTTGAGTGGTTTTGCGTCCTTAAAGGAGTAGCGCCCCGCCCCTGCGGTCTCAACTCACTCTTTACAACCGACTGAAACATGGGCTGTCAGGTTTGCGGCAGCAATGTGACCGATTGTACATACCGTTGTTTTCAAAAGAAAAAGGCCGCATGATTGCGGCCTTCATCATCACTGTGACCTGACGTTATGTGTCAGAATTAATTCGCCTGACGTCGCAGAAACGCGGGAATCTCGATCTTTTCCTGATCTTCCTGCACTGCGGGCTCTTGATGCAACGCGGTCACTTGCGGCTGCGCGCGGGCTGGTTGCTGCGGTGCGCTTCCTTCGGCCTGCGCCCCGGTCATGCGGTTGATCAGCGAGTTGATTCCAAAGCGCGGCTTTTCGGCCTCTGCAGCCTCGTGCGCGGCGTGCTGCTGTGGTTGCTCTACCGGTTTTGGCGCGCGGTTTACAGCGGCTTGCAAGCGCGCAAGTGCCTCAGGCGAAGGTGTGCCGGGGGCTGCTGCACGCGGGGCGACGAATGTCTCCGCCTCAGTCAATGCAGGCTCAGCGCGCGGTGTATAGGCAGGTGCAGGCACTTCATCAGCAGCGGCAACGACCGGCGCGGGCTCCTGTGCATCACGCTGTGGTTGGAACGCTGCAGGCTGCTGCGGCTGCGCGGCTGGCACGTCAAGCTCTTCAAACAAGCTGCGGTTATCGGCTGGTGCTGGCGCCGCCTCTTGCATCACTGGGGCCGCTTCCTGAACAGGCGCAGCAGGCGCTTCGACGGAAACGGTCTGCGTCAAAGGGGCCGCCATGGAACGGCGCGGCAATGGGGTTTCGGCATTGCTGGAAATCGCATCTATCCCGGTTGCAACAACAGAAACGCGCATCTTGCCGCCCATATCAGTGTCGAGCGTCGAACCCACGATGATATTGGCCTCGCCATCGACCTTTTCACGGATCTTGTTGGCGGCTTCATCAAGCTCAAACAATGTCAGATCGTAGCCGCCGGTGATGTTGATCAGAACGCCTTTGGCACCCTCAAGCGAAATCTCATCCAAAAGCGGGTTCGCGATGGCTTTTTCAGCAGCCTGAATAGCGCGATCTTCGCCTTCAGCCTCGCCCGTACCCATCATCGCTTTGCCCATTTCGTCCATCACGGCGCGCACATCGGCAAAATCAAGGTTGATCAGGCCAGGACGCACCATCAGATCAGTCACGCCCTTCACACCTTGGTAAAGCACGTCATCGGCCAGCGCGAAAGCTTCGGTAAAGGTTGTGTTTTCATTGGCCAGACGGAACAGGTTCTGGTTCGGAATGATGATCAGCGTATCCACGACCTTCTGCAGGGCTTCGACACCCTCTTCGGCCTGTTTCATCCGCTTGGCACCTTCAAACTGGAAGGGCTTGGTGACAACACCAACGGTCAGAACACCCAATTCACGGGCGGCCTGCGCAATGATCGGGGCTGCACCAGTGCCGGTGCCGCCGCCCATACCGGCAGTGATAAAGCACATATGCGCCCCTGCCAGATGGTCCACGATCTGTTCAATGCTTTCTTCGGCCGCGGCTGCGCCAACGGTTGCCCGGGCACCAGCGCCCAAGCCTTCGGTGACCTTCAGACCCATTTGGATCTTTGCGCCTGCATGCGATTGCTGGAGCGCCTGCGCGTCCGTGTTCGCCACCACAAATTCGGTCCCATCAAGCTGCTGCTCGATCATGTTGTTGACCGCGTTGCCGCCAGCGCCACCCACACCAAATACGGTGATCCGTGGTTTCAGTTCTTCATGCCCGGGAAGGGATAGGTTCAAAGTCATAACTCGATCCGCCTGTTATTTTAGCCCGTGCCTGCGGGCGCCTGCTGTTTATTGATATCGACAATAACGAAGTGATGCCGAAAGGTCACGGGAAAAACACAAAAATGCCACCAAATATGGACAAAAACCTTGCCCAAACGCGCTGATATCGGCGGCTGGGCAAGATGTTGCGCATTACCAATTGTCCTTAAACCATTTCACTGCGCGTTTGAGCGACCGCGCCGGGTAATTATCGGCCGGAATTTCGAAATCCCACCATTCATCCTGCGGATTCGCGGCAAATAATGTCAGGCCCACGGCGCTTGAAAACGCGGGGCCAATCGCAGCCTGCGGCAGGCCTTGTACCCGCAACGGGCGACCAAGCCGTACCTGCTGACCCAAAATTTTACTGGCGAGCCCATCAAGACCGGGGATCTGGCTACCACCGCCAGTCAGAACAATCTGCTGGCTTGGCAAATGCTCAAACCCGGCTGCATCCAGACGGGATCGAACCTCTTCGAGGATCTCTTCAACGCGGGGGCGCATGATGCCAATCAGCTCGGCCCGGCTAACGGTGCGCCGGTCATGTTCCCAATCACCGGTGTCGCCGCCAACCTCGATCATTTCGCGGTCGTCCATCCCGGTTGCAACAACGCCGCCATAGAATGTCTTGATCCGCTCTGCGACCGATGTGGACACCTGCAAGCCCATCGAAATGTCAGAGGTCACATGCTCACCGCCCATGCGCACGCTATCAGCGTAGATCATGTGTTTTTTCATAAAGACCGAAATGCCTGTCGAACCGCCGCCCAGATCGATGCAGGCCGCACCCAGCTCTTGCTCATCCTCAACAAGTGAAGACATGCCAGACACATAGGCAGACGACGCCAGCCCGGCCAGTTCCAGGTCACAGCGTTTGATGCAGTAAAACAGGTTCTGAATAGCCGTCGCATCAACCGTCAACATATGCATATCTGTCGTCAGTCTATGGCCAATCTGCCCGCGCGGATCGGCCAGACCGGACCGATGATCAAGCGCAAAGTTCACAGGCTGCGCATGCAACACCTCGCGGTCAGCGCCGTAGTCGGGCACATCGCAATTGGCCATAACCTGGCTGATATCCTGCTCGGTGACCATGCCGCCGGCCACATCAAGCACGCCATCAAGTCCGTAAGAGCGCGGGCGCGCGCCGGACAGGCAAGCAATAACGTGATCGACGCGAACATTGGCCATTTTCTGGGCCGCTTGCACAACGGTACGGATCGCCCGCTCGGTTTCTTGCATCGCGTCGACTTCGCCAAAACGCACACCGCGCGACCGTGTCGTGGCGGCGCCGATGACGCGGAATTGCGATTGGCCCGCCATGGACCCGACACCGTCAACGCTACGGAACTGTTCGGGCCCATCAAAACGCAACACAAGGCAGGCTATTTTCGATGTGCCAACATCCAAAATTGCCACAACACCCCGCTGCATGGCCGCTTTGCGCATCTGCCGCATCGCCCGCTGGCTGTCATAAAGATCGCCCATTAGTTGCTCGCCCCATTATTATTATCATTTGTTGTGCTTGCGCGGCGCAACGCCGCCGCGGCCTCTTCGTTCATCCGCAGCGTTGGCCGTTCAGCATTGCGCATATCCACGATGGCGACATCCCGGCTCAGCATGTCTTGCGCGTCGTTTAGGGCGATCACCCGATCAAGCGCTGCAACCGCGCCGTCACCCGGCAGCAAAATGCGTTGCTCACGATCCAGGATAATATCCCAGCGGCGCTCACCCATGCGCACCAGGCCGCGCACCCGCTCGCGCAACGGACCCGCACCGGCATAAAGGGCTAACGCTTCTTGAATATTCTGCTCAGCCCCGTCCCCCGCAATAAGCGGCAAATCAAGCCGGTCGGCACGCGATGATACAGTGCCAGAGCGGACGCCCTCAGCATCGATCAGCCGCAAAACCGGTCCGTCCCGCCAAAGGGCCACAGGCAAACGCGGGGTCAGCACAACCTCAAGCAGGCCTGCCTGCCCCACCCGGACGCTGGCGGTTTGCACAGGTTCAAGCGCTTCAACATCACGGCGGATCGCCTCCAGATCCAGATCGAAAGAGGACATCGGATATTCAGAAGGGACCAAACCGGCGACAGTGGCCATGGTTTGTTCATCCGCGCCAGTGATATTCAGCGCCTGCACCATGAATTGAGGGCGCTCTTGAAAGCTGCGTTTGGTTTCGGCAATCGTGGCCGCAAGCGCGCTGCGGTTTTCCGGCTTGGAGTACCACGAGCCAGCAATTGCTGCGATTAGCAGAATTGGCACGCCAATCCGCACAGTCGCGCGAAAACCAGGTGTCAGCATAAGACGCTGGAACCGATAGCCCAGCTTTGACGGGGCCGGATCACGCGGCGCGGTGGCCGGGGCGCGGCGTTGCATCAACGATCGCATGACGCATCCTCCACCAGCCAACCGCAAAGCGCAGGGAAATCATAGCCCGCAAAGGCGGCCTGTTCGGGCGCCAAT
This window harbors:
- a CDS encoding cell division protein FtsQ/DivIB — translated: MRSLMQRRAPATAPRDPAPSKLGYRFQRLMLTPGFRATVRIGVPILLIAAIAGSWYSKPENRSALAATIAETKRSFQERPQFMVQALNITGADEQTMATVAGLVPSEYPMSSFDLDLEAIRRDVEALEPVQTASVRVGQAGLLEVVLTPRLPVALWRDGPVLRLIDAEGVRSGTVSSRADRLDLPLIAGDGAEQNIQEALALYAGAGPLRERVRGLVRMGERRWDIILDREQRILLPGDGAVAALDRVIALNDAQDMLSRDVAIVDMRNAERPTLRMNEEAAAALRRASTTNDNNNGASN